The nucleotide window TAAATCCATTCCATTTAAATTAACTTTCGTTCTTGCTCCTGCAGTAGGTAATCCGACCCCTAAGCTTCTTATACTTGGAATTATTTTTGAACTTCTATCACCTTTTAAATAATTTTCATAGAAAAGCTCTATTCCAAAAACACCCTCTTTTTCTGTACCTTTTTTAAATCCTATATTTCCAACTAAAAAGAAATATTGATCAGCTTTATAATATCTTCTCTCTTTTCTTCCCGTTAAAAATATAATATTTTTTCCTTTTATTTTGTACTTCTCCAAAATACTTTCAATCTCTTTTTTTTCAACATCATCTATATTTCTATTTAATCTTTTATATACTCTCTCTTCTTTCCCCAATTTATTTATAGTACTTAAAAGTGGTTTGTAATTCTCTTTTATATATTTTTTGCTTATAAGCTCTCTTAATGCTTCTGGTGCATTCTCTGATTTTATGAATCTTTTTGGATCAACAGATAACTCATACATATTTATACTATATGCCAAGCCTTTCCCTTTTGAGTCATATATATTTCCTCTTTCTCCACCCTCTTTTCTCTCAACATTTACCTGTTTATTTATTGCCTCTTTATAACTTTCAGAATCAAAAAGTTGTATTTGAACCATTCTGAACATCAGTATAAAAAAACAAAATAAAATAACATCTGATACTATGAAAGATCTCAAAATAAAATTATTTTTCATCTTTATTTTTTTCCATTTAAAAAATACATATAAATTAAATATCAGCATCAGTGCAACAGCCACAGTCAATAAAAATTTTTTATAATATAAAGAAAGTCCGATTCCTAATATTTGCATTAAAAGTAAAAATATCTTTAGTTTCTTATTCATCTACCCATCCTCTTTTTATTTTTCTTTTAAATATTATATCAAATATTGTCAAAATAAGGTATAATAAGAATAAAATTCCACAAAAAGGAGTAATTGTATGAACGTTTTATTTCTATTGCTTTTTATGACCACTTCAGCTTTTGCACTTAATATAGGAGTTATTGACTCTGAATATATTTTTAGCCAATACAACAAGCGTTATGAGATGGAAGAGAAACTTGAAAATAAAAGATTAGAACTAAATTCTGAAATTGAGGGTCTAAGACAAAGTTTATTAGAGCAGGAAAAAGTTATAAAATCAAAATCAAAAATTACTGAAGAGGACAAAAAGAAATTGTTAGATTTAAAAAAACAATTTCAGGATAAAATCGAGATTTCTGAAAGGAATTTTCAAGAGGAACAACAAAATTTTATATATGATATCAAGTTTG belongs to Cetobacterium sp. ZOR0034 and includes:
- a CDS encoding OmpH family outer membrane protein encodes the protein MNVLFLLLFMTTSAFALNIGVIDSEYIFSQYNKRYEMEEKLENKRLELNSEIEGLRQSLLEQEKVIKSKSKITEEDKKKLLDLKKQFQDKIEISERNFQEEQQNFIYDIKFEIDSVAILIGKQKNLEMVIEKSATIYGGVDLTEDVINFLNNKESYKLDTTNLLKKQL